The sequence CCTCACGCAACTTGCAATGCGCAGGACCTGACTTGGCTGGAAAACGCACAACCCAAACAATGGAACCATGGTGACGCGCAAGGAGGATAACCCTGCACCTCGCCAATGACTCATGGCACGCACGCTGGAGGGAAGGGCGGGGTGGCAAAGTGACTTTAAAAGCAAATCGGTCTCATGGAGACAATGATTATCGTAACATTCGGTTGACTGTTGATATCAGAGGATACTCACAATAGAAGTTGGACCTGGAAGGTAATAGTTTACTTTTGACATCTCAAGTTCAGTTTTGACAGTTTTGAAACATTGAATGTTGCCCGTGTATGGACGTGCAGGCTGACTCCTGCATCGTTCCCCAACATCTGTTCTATATTTTGACATATTTTAATAGCAGTAGAAGTGGCATCATGTTTATTGGGTGCCTAGCTTTACAGAGTTTGAAATCACCTTGCAATCATGCTCGCTAAACAAAAACAGACGATTTCAGGCAGATGTCTACTAAAGTCTAAACGACGATATATAGACGGACTCTATCCGAGCATCCATAATCGCGCATCGTCTCAGATTTTTTGACAGGTGCTCTGTCAAAGCCTGTTCTAGCCTGTTATCTATGACAGAGATGTCCGAGAGAAATGTGCTACTCTATTCATTGTTTGCTGTTATGTAGGAGACAGGACATGCTCTTATCAGGCAACCTGTTTTACATCATCATTGTGACATTAGCTCATGGTGTTACATGTACACTTggctttgttttgttatttttgagCTGGTTGTTACCAGGCTattatgcacatgcatacagtatggaaACTTAACACCTATCATCATTGGAAAAAATAAGCAGACTTAACAGGGCATAGCGGCAAAAACGACAAAAGAATGTTGAAACAATATCCACATCTTTCTTAAACCCAATTTAAAATTGGTAGGCCCTACTGGAGAGATGGGTTGGTGTGGAGAGTCCAACATCCAACATCAAAACAATCTAGAAACTGTAACTAGAATGAAGAAAGATTCAGGATTCAAGATCCAAAAAGCTTTGTCTATTATGCCAGAACATTTTCTTCTCAGATTTGCAGTAAATTTGTGGGTAATTTTTGGGAAAGTGATGATTTCCCTAGAAAATATTGCCAGAAGTTTGCCAATGTTGCTGCTAGAGGCAAACTtccagcaaagttctggcaacaatgAGAAGTTTGCCAGCAGTGGCAAATGCACTCGCCAGTGATTTGCCACCACACTTAATCAATGATGGCAAACTTCTAGTGAACTTCTGGTGAAAACCCAATTTGCATATTGCATTACTGCAAACATGCTGTGTAACATAGCCTAAAGTTTACTgcaactgtttgccagaaacGGGTTTGCCCGAGTTTTGTatatgttttgcatttggaATGAGTGATTTGTTGTATAATGACTTAGGCAGAGGCATGGTAATAGCTCAAAGTattggtggagggggtgggaggcATCCTGGATgataaaggtttttttccccactgcTTATTTATCACTTTACACAATACTTTCTTTTAATGTGTGTGGATGAAAGGCCAAAAGAGAAATAATAATGTGTGTTCATAATTAACCAGtttaaagctgcagttggcaaGTCTGGCAGATTGAGGGGACTTTTTGAATACAACTCTCATGTCTTTCCCTCACTAATACCCGCCACGTCAAAGCACCCTCCTGTCAAGTTTGTGCTTGTTAGTGACTGTGCACGAACTGTGATTGACGGTCAGATCTGGAAATTATCATTCAGCCCTGCACTTATTGGACCAGAACCGGGAGCTGTagatttttgcaaaacaaataacagcTCTAGGTGGGGTAGGAGTGTAGGGGTTTTATGTTGTTCTGTTGGAGCAGCATACTGTTGGTTTCAGTAAATATgatcaaaaacatcttgccAAAGTGGACAGGACCAACAATTAATTTGTGACCGTGTCGAGGCTTCTGCTGAGAGTCAAATAGTTCACCATACAAGTAGAACTTGAAAGTTCCCACTTGATTATGTAAGTTTGAGAAAGAATTGTGCTGTTACATAAGTGGGTTAATGTAGACTGAAAGCCTCCCCGAATTTAACCCCGCCTACAAAATTTAAGGTTGGGAAAAATTTAGTCTGAACTTTAGCACTTCGGTTGATTTTGAACAACAAAAAGTCTATCTCTAGAGAAGCTAGATGTTCACATTTTGCTATTACGTCTCTTGCACAAGATTATTAAAATAGCAATAacttgaaacaaaacaaaaaaacaagcagaAAAACAATTGACCGTTCCCTAACCCTGCCCATGGAATGCAAATAAGCCTTTAGTTTAGCATCAGCCGCACAAGCTCAGACAAGTTCCCGCTGGTGATGTGAGGCTTCGGAACTTGTGTCGAGCAGAAGGGGAAGTGCCACGTAAAGTCCTGATTCGAGGCCTGTGTTGTTTCCATAAAAATCATGTGACTGACGACAAACGAGACcccggtttgtgtgtgtgatgtctgaagCTTTGTTTGGGATGCGCACCCATGTGACTGCTTCGCAGTATAAATCAAAGGCTTTGAATTGTGCAAATTAATGCTTTCTCTATTTGTAAATTCACTGTCTTGGAAAAAAGTGCATTGAGACAAACAGAAGTACAAATGTCTTGCAACACTTGTAATGTATAAATGAGAAAATGTTGTCATTAATTGTTCTGAAAGCTGAAGGCATTCTTTTCACGAGTCTGTGGTTGCTATAATTTATGCAAACCAGCTGTCGCTGTGATTTCCTTGTCTTTCATGTTTTGAAGCTGTGGCACATTGCTTGGCACATTAGGGAAATGTAGTTTCCCTGAAGTTCCCCTGAAGTTCCCCATTTGAGTTGTGCTGTTATATAAGAGTGCAAACTATTgtgtttagtaggcctactagaagaaaaaaaaaaacaggcatggGCAGTATTGACATTTGTTACTATATTGGGGCGATGCACAAGCGAAGCACTGCTGCTTGGGTGCAggattagtctaattattcagTAGGGCCTGAATTGTGTCCTGAACGAGCCAAGATACAATCCACTCCTTGTGAAAGGTCACTGATGCTTGAACTAAAATGACAATTACAGCGATCCCCTCCTTGCCCCTGCCGCAGTGTGAATATTGGCTAGAATACTTTACAGCTCTAAACCGCCTTGTTctccttgtttctctctcttttttagtgtgtgtgtgtgtgtgtgtttgtggccagTATCACCTTTAATGCTAATTATCTCTTATTCCTAGATGTCAAGTTACGGCAAACGGAAACTGGTGGAATTGTTTTATGATGTAATATCCCCTTACTCATGGCTTGCATTTGAGGTAAGTGTTGATATTATtgaatattagttttgaatgtGTTAATTCAAACCTTACCCATACTACATGATTGTTTTTAAACTGAGAATGTAGTAGGTAGGTCTAATGGGGATAAGTAAAAGTGTTAATTTCACCGTCTGTTTTAGATGCTCGGTCGGTACAAGAACATATGGAATATCGATCTGAAGCTGCGACCTGCTCTTCTGGGTGGAGTCTATAAAGGTGCCGGTAAGGAAAATCTCTAATCCTCCACAAACCAACACAGAGATGTAGTACTTCTGCTAATTCCAtgacatgtaggcctaagcCTTAGCTGATAGTATCAATCCACTGTATCTTGCTTTTTGGTTGACTGCACTATACTTTCTGATTTGttctctttaaataaataacttttttCTAAGCCAGAGCAGGTTTCACAATACATCTTTAGTTGTATCTTCTTCTACTAACTCCAATTTTATTAACCTACTGACTAATTAAggaacaatagtgacatctagtggcaggAGATAAACACTACAAATCATCACACTACAAGTCTCTCATATCATCCATGACCTTCCTAAAATAGTCTTTAGCCCAGCCTTTGATTCTGTCAAAGttgcaatataaacaaatcaccCGACTCATAACTGTAACTTATACTGTAGGTAACAGGAGTCCTGATGATGTTCCAAGAAAATTCCACTACATGGCAGCAGACCTTCTCCGCTTGGGCGCCTACACTGGAGTTCCACTCAGAGTTCCTGCTCAGCCTGTCAACGTTTTGATGGCGAAAGGTACGCTCGGAATCAGCTCGGATTTAAAATGCTATTAGTAGTCAAAAGATAAAGACGATTTTAAGATTGAGATACTTCATATTTGCACCAATCTGTTcttatgtcatacatctctcatgCTATTCTCTGGCGATAGTTACTGTATCTGCATGTGTCAGTGTTACATCTTTCTACCATTCGTTACCAGGTTCTCTGGAAGCCATGCGCTTTGTGACTGCAGCGGCTGAGAAGGAGACAGGTGGTGATGCCCAGGTGGAGAAGGTCTCCAGGGAGCTGTGGATGAGGATCTGGAGTAATAGCCAAGACATCAACCAGCTCTCTTCACTTGCAGAGGTACCATATTTCTAGACACTATAGCCGACCCATCACGTTGCtgaagtatgtttgtgtgattaTTGTGAACATGTTTGTTTAGTCAGGTGTGTGTCTTCAACTTGCGTTTTTTATGAACTAAACCATAATTATTCATTTGAACACCAATAACTGACATCAGCGCAGTCTCAGACAAGAAGATCACTGGAACTGTGCTTCAACAGTCCCACCCATTACATATTtgataaatgtttgtgtgtacatgtctgcgCGTTTACATCTGATATATTGATTTTCATATACTATGCTTTTTCTCACATAGGCGGGTCTACACGCTGGACTATCTGACAAGAGGGTACAAGAATTACTGGAAATGTCCAGCAGTAAGGCAGTCAAGGACAAGTTGTGGTCAACTACCCAAGAAGCCCTTGATTATGGGGTTAGTTCCTTTAAATTCACTTTGATTTGTCTTTCACTGCCTGTGTAAAATGTACTTTATCCAAGTCTATCAGGAGAACATTTGTCATGGAGGTTAGCTTTGAACTAACATGGTATGATGCATTGTTTAACTAACCAATATCTAACTAACCACAGTTTCTCAAAACAAGTCAGACCATACTGAATTTGAACCATGATAGTTTCCCAAATTTAGTGATTAGTGCTAACATGGTTGATGAGTGACATATAGTAGCACGTGGAATGAATGACGcacctatactgtacatagcatAGACTGGCTCCCAGTCTTATCAGTGGAAGAGCAGTGGAACTGTGCTTCAACCACAGGTCAAGAGATGCATCTGTTCAGTGTGTAGTTTTGTATTCATATATGCATAATTAGCATCATCCTTTTGGGAAACAAACTCCTGATCTCAGTTACACAATCTTACTACGTGGACGTGTTTTTAATCAAATTATATACATTTATGCTGTGTTAGTCTGAAAGAGGCCATTAGGCTAATGCTATTCTTTTTTGATTGCTCacagtgtctttttttttactgtcccTCCATTATGTCTTCTTAGGGTTTTGGATTTCCCCTCACAGTCTGCCATGTAAACGGAGAGGCCAAAATCTTCTTTGGATCAGACAGATTTGAACTAATGGCTCACTGTCTCGGTCAGTAAAACACTCATTGGTATTATTTgttatctaagcatttagagtTTTAGTATTATCAAAATGAGTTGATCATATTAATCAGATGATGATGTAGCTAACTGTAGTAAGACATTGTCTATATTTACTAATGTTTACCTAGCTGTACTATTGCACTGCTGTTAATCCATGTATCATCCATCACCTTTAGCCATATTCAAACCTTCCATGTCTATTTTTCCAATCATGTCTTTGTCACATGTTGCAGGTGAAAAGTGGATGGGACCACAGCCTGTGCACCCGT comes from Sardina pilchardus chromosome 6, fSarPil1.1, whole genome shotgun sequence and encodes:
- the LOC134082677 gene encoding glutathione S-transferase kappa 1-like; translation: MSSYGKRKLVELFYDVISPYSWLAFEMLGRYKNIWNIDLKLRPALLGGVYKGAGNRSPDDVPRKFHYMAADLLRLGAYTGVPLRVPAQPVNVLMAKGSLEAMRFVTAAAEKETGGDAQVEKVSRELWMRIWSNSQDINQLSSLAEAGLHAGLSDKRVQELLEMSSSKAVKDKLWSTTQEALDYGGFGFPLTVCHVNGEAKIFFGSDRFELMAHCLGEKWMGPQPVHPSVTLSQQPAFMRAAMAH